One genomic region from Torulaspora delbrueckii CBS 1146 chromosome 4, complete genome encodes:
- the ARO3 gene encoding 3-deoxy-7-phosphoheptulonate synthase ARO3 (similar to Saccharomyces cerevisiae ARO3 (YDR035W); ancestral locus Anc_3.268), giving the protein MFIKNDHVGDRNRLEDWRIKGYDPLTPPDLLQHELPISEKGHKTIVDAREAVCDVLNGKDDRLVIVIGPCSIHDPKAAYEYADKLAEASKKHSKDLLIIMRAYLEKPRTTVGWKGLINDPDIDNSFQINKGLRISRELFTNLVEKLPIAGEMLDTISPQFLSDCFSLGAIGARTTESQLHRELASGLSFPIGFKNGTDGGLQVAVDAVRSAAHAHYFLSVTKPGVTAIVGTEGNKDTFIILRGGKNGTNYDAAGVKDAKAQLLKSKLIDEKDVQRRIMIDCSHGNSNKDYRNQPKVAQSIHDQLKDGENGICGVMIESNLVEGRQDVPAEGGRAGLKYGCSITDACIGWESTEQVLDLLADGVRQRRAALGK; this is encoded by the coding sequence ATGTTTATTAAAAATGACCATGTTGGTGACAGAAACCGTCTAGAAGACTGGAGAATCAAAGGCTATGATCCATTAACTCCTCCAGATCTACTTCAACATGAATTGCCAATCTCGGAGAAAGGTCACAAAACCATTGTAGATGCTAGAGAAGCCGTCTGTGATGTCTTGAACGGTAAGGATGATCGTCTGGTTATTGTTATTGGTCCTTGTTCGATTCACGATCCAAAGGCCGCCTACGAATATGCTGATAAGTTAGCTGAAGCTTCCAAGAAACATTCCAAGGATTTGTTGATTATTATGAGAGCTTATTTGGAAAAGCCAAGAACTACTGTGGGATGGAAAGGTTTGATTAACGATCCAGATATCGATAACTCTTTCCAAATTAATAAAGGTTTGAGAATTTCTAGAGAATTGTTCACTAACTTGGTTGAGAAATTACCTATCGCTGGTGAAATGCTGGATACTATTTCTCCACAATTTTTGAGTGATTGTTTCTCATTGGGTGCCATTGGTGCCAGAACTACCGAATCTCAACTTCACAGAGAATTGGCATCTGGTCTATCTTTCCCAAttggtttcaaaaatggtacTGACGGTGGCTTGCAAGTCGCTGTCGATGCCGTGAGATCTGCAGCTCATGCTCACTACTTCCTGTCTGTTACCAAGCCTGGTGTTACTGCTATTGTCGGTACTGAAGGTAACAAAGAcactttcatcatcttAAGAGGTGGTAAGAACGGTACCAACTACGATGCTGCCGGCGTTAAGGATGCCAAGGCTCAATTGTTGAAGTCTAAATTGATCGACGAAAAAGAcgttcaaagaagaattatGATCGACTGTTCCCACGGTAACAGTAACAAAGACTACAGAAACCAACCAAAGGTGGCACAAAGCATTCATGACCAACTTAAGGATGGTGAAAACGGTATCTGTGGTGTTATGATCGAATCGAACTTGGTCGAAGGTAGACAAGACGTGCCTGCCGAAGGTGGTCGTGCAGGATTGAAATACGGTTGCTCCATCACAGACGCTTGTATCGGTTGGGAATCAACTGAGCAAGTGCTAGATCTGCTTGCCGATGGTGTCaggcaaagaagagccGCTCTCGGTAAATAA
- the LYS14 gene encoding Lys14p (similar to Saccharomyces cerevisiae LYS14 (YDR034C); ancestral locus Anc_3.264), translating to MFSKTSSKGQVNGVQKGFATTSPASSHTLSPIPLDSDTGASFLGVERLFAGKVETADYQSLSYVDATPAVGSYGSMTSPTTSNERVADEEIMDGSAAMPPTPVTSTVKDSNGNVKRKYSRNGCTECKRRRIKCDETKPTCWQCARLNRECIYVLNLKNKKRKNKEAPASRQKQKQTEKVAAIKQRINTPTEKDQLDDMHLLELPNVIPVGNMDGYDANLLIQNLNDIVSMKLNDSLLDNQDLKDLELPVMDLPELMPHTATPTSTVPISFLMNSAITFNIELSSFKLGGVHDDYLKVFFVDCLGTIAPFFQDQENPLRDIILSFARNESYLLSAALAVGASLAHRKSDSFDDERNYCAYLSHCLSLLGEQFQNESNVLNKIEPITFTVIMLAWNCINTMNSQWRSHLKGVTDLFKKINSGNSSKAMNVAKCWFKVMETFASISTVLGGSVTEDQDLDLIFDPYDYQYVDSLKFLNIMTPLNKFNLLRGHKEDFDLVIKEVIKALTLIRKSEKFHLKKEGDVFSKLDYLLWSPETDAEKSTSTICYFKTQKILVEIDQQLDYQFIDKSGIIPRESQSHPHNSNIVDNAIDLVTLRSGESIAISWYDISHQTQVLSFLLIVLLKFLSIPKESITVQQVVKKILSFFKFLDSDSPPRNSRMCYSNFAVLIAGLNAMDEETRKIVRSYYKLNGGKFQRLTEHNLNRLEKVWYGKDSEYKMADQDVLTW from the coding sequence atgttttcaaagacCAGCTCGAAAGGTCAAGTAAACGGTGTGCAAAAAGGATTCGCGACAACTTCACCTGCATCAAGTCATACCTTGTCACCTATACCTTTGGACAGCGATACTGGTGCATCTTTTCTGGGCGTCGAGAGGCTTTTCGCTGGTAAGGTTGAGACAGCAGATTATCAGTCATTGTCATACGTAGATGCAACTCCGGCAGTGGGAAGTTATGGATCAATGACGTCGCCTACAACTTCAAACGAGAGGGTCgccgatgaagagattatGGACGGGTCGGCTGCTATGCCTCCGACCCCAGTTACCTCAACGGTGAAGGATTCTAATGGAAACGTGAAACGAAAATACTCTAGGAACGGCTGTACAGAGTgtaagagaagaagaataaaatgTGATGAAACCAAGCCAACTTGCTGGCAATGCGCTCGGCTAAATCGTGAGTGTATTTACGTTCTAAATCtcaagaataagaagaggaagaataAGGAAGCTCCTGCTTCTCGTCAAAAACAGAAACAGACGGAAAAAGTGGCTGCGATAAAACAGAGAATCAATACACCAACGgaaaaagatcaactcGATGATATGCATTTACTAGAGCTGCCGAATGTTATTCCTGTGGGTAATATGGACGGTTATGATGCCAACCTGCTGATacaaaatttgaatgaCATTGTCAGCATGAAATTAAATGACTCGCTCTTAGACAATCAAGACctgaaagatttggaattaCCAGTCATGGATCTTCCAGAGTTGATGCCACATACCGCAACTCCAACTAGCACAGTCCCGATCTCCTTTCTCATGAATAGTGCCATTACGTTCAATATTGAATTAAGTTCATTCAAGCTTGGTGGGGTTCATGATGActatttgaaagttttcttTGTAGACTGTTTGGGCACTATAGCACCATTTTTTCAGGATCAAGAGAACCCATTGCGCGATATAATACTTTCCTTTGCCCGTAATGAGTCGTACTTGCTGTCCGCAGCATTGGCCGTTGGTGCTTCTTTGGCTCATAGAAAATCTGACAGTTTTGACGATGAGAGAAATTACTGTGCATATTTATCGCACTGCCTGAGTTTATTGGGTGAACAGTTTCAAAACGAATCCAACGTGTTGAACAAGATAGAACCTATCACTTTTACAGTTATTATGCTGGCTTGGAACTGTATCAATACCATGAACTCTCAATGGAGATCCCATTTAAAGGGTGTCACtgaccttttcaagaaaattaaCTCAGGCAACTCTTCTAAAGCAATGAATGTCGCTAAATGTTGGTTTAAAGTTATGGAAACATTTGCTAGTATCAGTACAGTCTTGGGTGGCTCAGTGACGGAGGATCAGGATCTTGACTTGATATTTGATCCTTATGATTACCAATACGTggactctttgaagttcttaAACATCATGACGCCACTGAACAAATTTAATCTATTGAGAGGACACAAGGAAGATTTCGATCTCGTCATCAAGGAAGTGATAAAAGCTCTGACGCTAATCAGGAAATCGGAAAAATTCCATCTCAAGAAAGAGGGCGATGTATTCTCCAAATTGGACTATCTGCTTTGGTCTCCTGAGACAGATGCCGAGAAATCTACTAGTACGATCTGCTATTTCAAAACACAAAAGATTCTTGTAGAGATAGACCAACAGCTTGATTACCAGTTCATTGACAAATCGGGCATTATACCACGAGAGAGTCAATCGCATCCACACAATAGTAATATCGTTGATAACGCCATCGACCTGGTGACGCTACGAAGTGGCGAAAGTATCGCCATTAGTTGGTATGACATATCGCACCAGACCCAGGTACTCTCATTCCTGCTCATTgtacttttgaaatttttaaGCATACCTAAGGAGTCTATTACAGTCCAGCAAGTGGTCAAAAAGATCCTATCgttcttcaagtttctGGATAGCGATTCGCCGCCTCGAAACTCGAGAATGTGCTACAGTAACTTTGCAGTGCTAATAGCCGGTCTCAACGCgatggatgaagagactaGAAAAATAGTCAGAAGTTACTACAAGCTCAATGGTGGAAAGTTCCAAAGGCTAACGGAACACAACCTAAATAGACTGGAAAAGGTCTGGTACGGGAAAGATAGTGAATATAAAATGGCAGACCAGGACGTCTTGACCTGGTAA
- the TDEL0D03620 gene encoding opsin family protein (similar to Saccharomyces cerevisiae YRO2 (YBR054W) and MRH1 (YDR033W); ancestral locus Anc_3.263) has product MSDFVELMKRGGNQAITINKPDGVDFHLTARGSDWLWTAFCVFLVMAMILIGLMFRKAPNERLFYYTAIAPVFFMAINYFTLASNLGWTPIKAKYNHVTTTTQQEHPGYRQVFYSRYIGWFLAFPWPVIQASLLGGTPIWQIAFNVGLTETWVVALLIAALVKTTYKWGYYSFAIAAGVVASISVMTTTRNLVKNMGKDVFQIFTCFYGVVMFLWGIYPISFGLSEGGNVIQPNSEAVFYGILDVLLLGVVPCLFVALASSVGLERLGYGPQAAFSPMPHEKTMNSIASARNSGETAVSTPKATPKPAKKAKKSKK; this is encoded by the coding sequence ATGTCAGATTTTGTTGAACTCATGAAAAGAGGTGGTAATCAAGCCATTACCATCAACAAACCAGACGGTGTCGATTTCCATCTAACCGCTCGTGGTTCAGACTGGTTATGGACAGCCTTCTGTGTCTTTTTGGTTATGGCAATGATTCTAATCGGTTTAATGTTCAGAAAAGCTCCAAATGAAAGATTGTTTTACTACACTGCTATTGCTCCTGTATTCTTCATGGCTATCAATTATTTCACTTTGGCTTCTAACCTTGGTTGGACTCCAATCAAGGCTAAGTACAACCACGTTACCACCACCACCCAACAGGAACACCCAGGTTACAGACAGGTCTTTTACTCCAGATACATCGGTTGGTTTTTGGCTTTCCCATGGCCAGTTATTCAGGCTTCCTTGCTAGGTGGTACTCCAATCTGGCAAATTGCCTTCAACGTTGGTTTGACTGAAACTTGGGTTGTCGCTCTTTTGATCGCTGCTCTTGTTAAGACCACTTACAAATGGGGTTACTACTCCTTTGCTATTGCCGCTGGTGTTGTGGCATCTATCAGTGTTATGACCACTACTAGAAATTTGGTTAAAAACATGGGTAAGGAtgtcttccaaatcttcacTTGTTTCTACGGTGTTGTCATGTTCCTATGGGGTATCTACCCAATCTCTTTCGGTCTATCTGAGGGTGGTAACGTTATCCAACCAAACTCTGAAGCCGTCTTTTACGGTATCTTGGATGTCCTACTGCTAGGTGTCGTGCCATGTCTATTTGTTGCATTGGCTAGCTCTGTCGGTTTGGAAAGATTAGGCTATGGTCCACAAGCTGCTTTCAGCCCAATGCCTCACGAGAAGACTATGAACAGCATTGCTTCCGCCAGGAACTCTGGTGAGACTGCTGTGTCTACCCCAAAGGCTACTCCAAAGCCAGCTAAGAAggcaaagaaatcaaagaaataa
- the TDEL0D03630 gene encoding regucalcin (similar to Saccharomyces cerevisiae YBR053C; ancestral locus Anc_3.262), protein MPAAEVVDFTKLKPYYHAPGARLSEGITYMNETKTLVWVDIYKGEVHKVEHIQKPETSHDYINIGLDNYKSNAHIKYPHPEAAKETIGVVFPLVEKEQTDHIERVLFASKYGIARASFVTKEWEYIVLYTDCPNIAQDRALRLRSNDGNVSPCGHYLYVGLMNDFDYPLKDEGCIVRVHLRNKTVEMIWDRIKIPNAIHWNEKGDTSYITESLKYTIWAFNEKTGEKKPLIDIKSSNNESFESPEPDGSAMDHLNNRLYVCIFSTGKIQEYSLHDGKLLKEYLLPPQTPNITCCTIAGNDLYVTTGNQHVDKGPEASSDKRGGSLYKLPNVVPFATESTLIEFVSSKRLPIFD, encoded by the coding sequence ATGCCTGCCGCCGAAGTTGTAGATTTTACTAAGCTCAAACCATACTACCATGCTCCGGGTGCCAGGTTATCTGAGGGCATCACGTATATGAATGAGACTAAGACGCTGGTGTGGGTAGACATTTACAAGGGCGAAGTTCATAAGGTAGAACATATTCAGAAACCAGAGACTTCGCACGACTATATCAATATTGGCTTGGACAACTACAAATCGAACGCACATATTAAATACCCACATCCTGAAGCTGCGAAAGAGACCATCGGTGTAGTGTTCCCACTGgttgagaaagaacagACAGACCACATCGAGAGAGTGCTGTTTGCTTCCAAATACGGAATTGCCAGGGCCAGCTTTGTCACTAAGGAATGGGAATACATTGTGCTGTACACCGATTGCCCCAATATTGCGCAAGATAGAGCACTTCGTCTAAGGTCCAACGACGGTAACGTCTCTCCTTGCGGTCATTATCTCTATGTTGGACTCATGAATGATTTTGACTATCCTTTAAAGGATGAAGGCTGTATCGTGCGTGTTCATTTGCGTAACAAAACGGTCGAGATGATCTGGGACAGAATTAAGATCCCAAATGCTATCCATTGGAATGAGAAGGGTGACACCAGTTACATCACAGAATCCCTAAAGTACACCATTTGGGCCTTCAACGAGAAGACCGGtgagaagaaacctttAATTGATATTAAGAGCTCGAACAATGAATCATTCGAATCCCCTGAACCTGACGGAAGTGCTATGGACCATTTGAACAACCGTCTTTATGTTTGCATCTTCTCTACCGGGAAGATTCAAGAATACTCTCTCCATGATGGTAAACTACTAAAGGAATACTTGCTCCCACCACAAACGCCTAATATTACCTGTTGCACAATAGCCGGCAACGATCTCTATGTTACAACGGGTAATCAACATGTCGATAAGGGTCCAGAGGCCTCTAGCGACAAACGTGGTGGGTCTCTTTACAAGTTACCTAATGTTGTGCCATTCGCTACGGAGTCGACATTAATTGAATTTGTCTCTTCTAAGAGACTGCCCATTTTTGACTAA
- the TDEL0D03640 gene encoding flavodoxin-like fold family protein (similar to Saccharomyces cerevisiae RFS1 (YBR052C) and PST2 (YDR032C); ancestral locus Anc_3.261) has translation MAPKVAIIIYTLYGHTAILAEAEKRGVEAAGGTAEIFQVPETLSADVVKALGGPAKPDYPLATKDTLTEYDFFLFGIPTRFGNMPAQWKAFWDATGGLWVKGALHGKVAGIFVSTGTGGGNEATAMNSLSTLAHHGIIFVPLGYKNAFAELSNITEPHGGSPWGAGTLAAADGSRSPSELELKVHEIQGRTFAETVAKF, from the coding sequence ATGGCTCCAAAAGTTGCAATTATCATCTATACCTTGTACGGACATACCGCTATATTGgctgaagctgaaaagagGGGTGTCGAAGCCGCTGGTGGTACTGCtgaaatcttccaagtGCCAGAGACTTTGTCTGCAGATGTCGTTAAGGCTCTCGGTGGTCCTGCCAAGCCAGACTACCCATTGGCCACTAAGGATACTTTGACTGAGtacgatttcttcttgttcgGTATTCCAACCAGATTTGGTAACATGCCAGCACAATGGAAGGCTTTCTGGGATGCTACTGGGGGCTTGTGGGTTAAAGGTGCCCTTCACGGAAAAGTAGCAGGTATCTTCGTCTCTACTGGTACCGGTGGTGGTAATGAAGCTACTGCTATGAACTCTCTGTCTACTTTGGCTCATCACGGTATCATCTTCGTGCCATTGGGTTACAAAAACGCCTTTGCTGAGCTGTCAAACATTACTGAACCTCACGGTGGCTCCCCTTGGGGTGCTGGTACCCTAGCTGCCGCCGATGGATCTCGTTCTCCATCTGAGTTGGAGTTGAAGGTCCACGAGATTCAAGGTAGAACTTTTGCTGAAACAGTCGCCAAGTTCTAG
- the TDEL0D03580 gene encoding uncharacterized protein (similar to Saccharomyces cerevisiae YDR034W-B and YBR056W-A; ancestral locus Anc_3.267) — MRHQQPAYHPQPVYVQQAPVRRERGCCGCHPTGCCGTLCNILFCCCLVDLCCNIIG; from the coding sequence ATGCGTCATCAGCAGCCAGCTTATCACCCACAACCAGTCTACGTACAACAAGCACCAGTTCGTCGAGAACGGGGTTGTTGCGGATGTCATCCAACCGGCTGTTGTGGTACCTTGTGCAACATTCTCTTTTGCTGCTGTTTAGTTGATCTATGCTGCAATATTATCGGGTAA
- the MRX18 gene encoding 17-beta-hydroxysteroid dehydrogenase-like protein (similar to Saccharomyces cerevisiae YBR056W; ancestral locus Anc_3.266): protein MKTYSRIIDNPIGRRYNMLDKIKQKFEKVKDKVDPTTSSSGSGHKGTDWSSSGGIGKKEVYRNRYNYGVNLGGLFVLENWIYDGGLDKGGDSEFDAVSAQAKESSVDEAAKKLQDHYKDYIGKIDWNWLKNEAGVTAFRVPVGYWHVGNGQFVDDLPFGPLKEVYSKAQPWDFLKQLIKKAGEYDIGILVDIHGLPGGANTDSHSGSTGGSAAFFNTSKYVDKMVKEVIPFIVKDACTEAENVIGLQIVNEAAFDNNAKGQKNYYSQAISAIRDIDSGLPVVISDGWWPQQWADWLKDEGLDANVVIDSHVYRCFSDEDKSKDAGKIIDDLSKSVNFPKDQADFTCGEFSCVLDGQTWEKTSGARDELIKQYGCREIDVFSKTASWGWFFWTLQFKHGDGGEWGLSPWSTKVPFHVARRTSGAKADENRVQDLVNDHVNYWSDKGGDKMEHWRFEDALRAVINDVKAFAQFDNSRLGRWRAWGLQRRSQYINEKGDGEFMWEWDQGWQRGIEEFVLR, encoded by the coding sequence ATGAAAACCTATTCGAGGATCATTGACAACCCAATTGGACGTCGTTATAATATGTTGGATAAGATTAAgcaaaagtttgaaaaagtGAAGGATAAGGTTGATCCTACGACTTCGAGTTCTGGTTCAGGCCATAAGGGGACAGACTGGTCTAGCTCTGGTGGAATTGGTAAGAAGGAAGTTTATAGGAATCGTTACAATTATGGGGTGAATTTAGGTGGCCTCTTTGTTTTAGAAAATTGGATTTACGATGGTGGCCTTGATAAAGGTGGTGATAGCGAATTTGACGCTGTAAGTGCACAGGCTAAAGAATCAtctgttgatgaagctgcCAAAAAATTACAGGACCATTATAAGGACTATATTGGTAAGATTGATTGGAACTGGTTGAAGAATGAAGCCGGCGTTACAGCTTTTAGGGTTCCAGTGGGCTACTGGCATGTTGGCAACGGTCAATTTGTGGATGATTTGCCATTTGGGCCATTGAAGGAAGTTTACTCGAAGGCGCAACCTTGGGATTTTTTGAAGCAACTTATCAAAAAGGCTGGTGAGTACGATATAGGTATTCTTGTGGACATCCATGGATTACCAGGTGGAGCTAACACTGATTCGCATAGTGGTTCAACCGGTGGTTCGgcagctttcttcaatacgAGCAAATACGTCGACAAGATGGTTAAGGAAGTGATTCCCTTTATAGTTAAGGACGCTTGTACCGAGGCTGAGAATGTCATCGGGTTGCAGATTGTAAATGAAGCTGCGTTCGATAACAACGCCAAAGGTCAGAAGAACTATTATTCTCAAGCCATTTCTGCCATCCGTGACATTGACTCAGGACTTCCAGTGGTTATATCTGATGGTTGGTGGCCACAACAATGGGCTGACTggttgaaggatgaaggTTTAGATGCGAACGTGGTTATAGATTCGCATGTCTATAGATGTTTCTCCGATGAGGATAAATCCAAAGACGCAGGTAAAATTATTGATGATTTGTCCAAGAGCGTCAATTTTCCTAAGGACCAGGCTGATTTCACCTGTGGTGAGTTTTCATGTGTATTGGACGGTCAAACGTGGGAAAAGACAAGTGGTGCCCGCGATGAGCTAATCAAGCAGTACGGATGTAGAGAGATCGATGTCTTCTCCAAGACTGCCAGTTGGGGTTGGTTCTTCTGGACTTTGCAATTCAAACATGGCGATGGTGGAGAATGGGGGTTGTCCCCATGGTCAACAAAGGTGCCATTTCATGTTGCAAGGAGAACAAGTGGTGCCAAGGCAGATGAGAACAGGGTCCAGGATCTTGTGAATGATCATGTAAACTATTGGAGTGATAAAGGAGGTGACAAGATGGAGCATTGGCGATTCGAAGATGCTCTTCGCGCTGTTATCAACGATGTCAAAGCATTTGCTCAGTTTGATAACTCGCGTTTGGGTAGATGGCGCGCCTGGGGTTTGCAACGCAGATCCCAATACATCAATGAGAAGGGTGACGGTGAATTTATGTGGGAATGGGACCAAGGTTGGCAACGAGGtattgaagagtttgttcTTCGTTAA
- the PRP6 gene encoding U4/U6-U5 snRNP complex subunit PRP6 (similar to Saccharomyces cerevisiae PRP6 (YBR055C); ancestral locus Anc_3.265), giving the protein MERPSFLDQAPPPGYIAGVGRGATGFSTRGDPTTKGKVPKRFQLNDKGLDTRTGHNTNLEPEDKEDKEAEEIFAAIETKLSTKRRAPNKTESDTTDNIPKQFADLKRSLATVTDEEWLNLPDAGDITKKHKRERLQDQLNRKEYAAPDTLMNSNVNLSKLTEEREKLLARQLDANVLSTQGRDETATNVTTYLSELDRSTVTNLETSGQLEDVKKMRTILASYRKADPTRPEGWIASAKLEEKANKFKTAKNILEEACQQCPRSDEVWLERIRLNVSDIPLCKTLAADGIAFNPHSLQLWLKATDLESEPFNKRRVVMRALQELPKNEELWKLVLKFEDDQSERQKILSKAVELIPQSMYLWEKLVETQDYTSAKESLNGARKQLPGECRVWILAAKIEERFNENVTVDRLTKLLNNGMNQLSKNESNPELLVWLRHAQSLATRPESQKVAVAIVRAALSREDIQSGESSVLDTIKEMNDSIVKIVAYRTLLHELPVKYSIWKALRIACENTKKMHELYETYEELLFKQDTDFRILKDNPTLSLMYSKEVWKYGQDTSKALEILNKSIQVIPTYMDFWIAKLKVLCLSSQFDIAQDTFLQAIDTHSQSESSNLHRLYLKYVNFLRFRNENQRAIDFLEQECIGRFPNYYKFYIQLGQIYQYIGQPKKMRETYSIGSKTLPHCAILWILKAKADEIDFQQPTRARSELDKALLKNPNEISLYLAKIQMEVRLGFQDQARLIVQQALQKFPNSPDLWSANISLLPAKRASMKKTMFQDALKKTNNSCQVLLEIGLSFYRDSQFVTALKWFDRASKSDPKYADAFVWSARSTKRLKKDTTPIYDHVEQCEPVYGPLWISIAKNVRYQYLKPSQILDILIKDC; this is encoded by the coding sequence ATGGAAAGACCCTCGTTTCTGGATCAGGCTCCACCTCCTGGGTATATAGCAGGTGTAGGGCGTGGAGCAACAGGATTTTCAACTAGAGGTGATCCAACTACTAAAGGCAAGGTCCCCAAGagatttcaattgaatgacAAGGGTCTTGACACTCGTACAGGTCATAACACCAATTTGGAGCCGGAGGACAAGGAGGAtaaagaagctgaagaaatctttgcAGCTATCGAAACTAAACTGTCAAccaaaagaagagctcCAAACAAGACCGAGAGCGACACGACAGATAATATCCCTAAACAATTTGCCGATTTGAAGAGGTCCCTTGCCACTGTGactgatgaagaatggCTCAATTTACCAGATGCAGGTGATATCACTAAGAAGCATAAGAGGGAAAGACtgcaagatcaattgaatagAAAGGAATACGCAGCTCCAGATACGCTTATGAATAGTAACGTCAACTTGTCTAAGTTGACAGAAGAACGTGAAAAACTGTTGGCCAGACAACTAGATGCAAATGTATTAAGCACTCAGGGGCGTGATGAAACGGCGACTAACGTTACCACCTACTTAAGTGAATTGGACAGGTCGACTGTTACAAATTTAGAGACATCTGGTCAGCTGGAAGatgtgaagaaaatgagaaCAATACTAGCCTCGTACAGGAAAGCTGACCCAACGAGGCCCGAAGGTTGGATCGCTTCAGCtaagcttgaagaaaaggcaAATAAATTCAAGACGGCCAAGAACATATTGGAAGAAGCCTGTCAACAGTGTCCTAGAAGTGACGAGGTATGGTTAGAGCGTATCAGGTTGAATGTTTCCGATATTCCTCTATGCAAGACGTTGGCGGCGGACGGTATAGCTTTCAATCCACATTCTTTACAACTGTGGTTGAAAGCCACAGATCTTGAGTCTGAACCCTTCAACAAGCGCCGAGTGGTTATGAGAGCTCTGCAAGAGCTACCCAAGAACGAAGAACTTTGGAAGCTTGTCttgaagtttgaagatgatcaatCGGAGCGGCAAAAGATTCTGTCAAAGGCAGTGGAGCTTATTCCTCAAAGCATGTACCTGTGGGAAAAACTTGTGGAAACCCAGGATTATACAAGTGCCAAGGAATCGCTCAATGGAGCTAGAAAACAACTTCCTGGCGAGTGTCGGGTGTGGATATTGGCGGCCAAGATCGAAGAGCGGTTTAATGAAAATGTTACTGTCGATAGATTGACAAAGCTCCTGAATAATGGTATGAACCAGCTAAGTAAAAATGAAAGTAACCCCGAACTATTAGTGTGGCTACGCCACGCTCAATCCCTGGCCACTAGACCCGAATCTCAAAAAGTTGCCGTTGCCATTGTGAGAGCCGCTTTAAGTAGAGAGGATATTCAGTCAGGTGAGTCATCGGTTTTGGATACTATTAAGGAAATGAACGATTCGATTGTCAAAATAGTCGCATACCGCACTTTGTTGCATGAACTACCTGTAAAATATAGCATCTGGAAAGCACTTCGAATTGCTTGCGAAAATACGAAGAAAATGCATGAACTTTATGAAACATACGAGGAGCTGCTTTTCAAGCAAGATACTGATTTTAGAATTCTGAAGGATAATCCAACTTTATCCCTCATGTATTCAAAAGAGGTTTGGAAATATGGTCAAGATACTTCCAAAGCATTGGAAATCCTCAATAAATCTATTCAAGTGATACCGACCTATATGGATTTTTGGATAGCAAAATTGAAAGTGTTGTGCCTTTCTTCACAGTTCGATATTGCACAGGatacttttcttcaagcaaTTGATACACATTCACAATCAGAGAGTTCGAATCTCCACAGGCTGTACCTCAAGTACGTCAATTTCCTAAGGTTCAGAAACGAAAATCAGAGAGCTATCGATTTTTTGGAACAAGAATGTATTGGCAGATTCCCTAATTATTACAAATTCTATATTCAGTTGGGACAAATCTATCAGTATATTGGGCAGCCAAAGAAAATGCGAGAAACCTACAGTATAGGCTCAAAAACCCTACCACACTGCGCTATACTGTGGATTTTGAAAGCTAAAGCTGATGAAATTGACTTCCAACAACCAACAAGAGCACGGTCGGAACTCGACAAAGCACTTTTAAAGAATCCCAATGAAATCTCCTTATATCTAgccaaaattcaaatggaAGTTAGATTGGGTTTTCAGGATCAAGCTAGATTGATTGTTCAGCAGGCGTTACAAAAGTTCCCTAACAGCCCCGATCTTTGGTCAGCAAATATAAGTCTTCTCCCTGCCAAAAGAGcatcaatgaaaaaaaCTATGTTCCAagatgctttgaagaaaacgaaCAATAGTTGCCAAGTACTGCTTGAGATTGGGCTATCGTTTTACCGAGACTCTCAGTTTGTGACAGCGTTGAAGTGGTTTGATAGAGCTTCAAAGAGCGACCCAAAGTACGCAGACGCTTTTGTGTGGTCAGCAAGATCTACcaagagattaaagaaagatACAACACCAATCTACGACCATGTAGAACAGTGCGAACCAGTTTACGGCCCATTATGGATATCAATCGCCAAAAATGTCCGATACCAATACTTGAAGCCAtctcaaattcttgacatctTAATAAAAGATTGTTGA